In the Arachis ipaensis cultivar K30076 chromosome B04, Araip1.1, whole genome shotgun sequence genome, tgcgaacgcgtgctccacgcggccgcgtcgcatgcgccgcacagctcaaccaaaAATTGCCATATATCTTATCTTCCtctcccccaaatcctaatttttcttttccctccttatttcttccttcccccttcccccttctatctcaccaccattaacaaggttttactttcttcttccttcttctcttttccatcattcttattatattatatatatttttattttctttttcttttctctttcttttcattttttttattttatttttcatattcttctttctctttttacatggtgctagaaactttttttttgagtcattatccctcattatatgcttgtgacttgttacaatttatttgacaattattattatttttaagggattgcttgcatgttcaatttcatactttttatatcttatttaccatgcatgacatgtgtttgtgaaaaagcctataTAGCCCTATTcacttttctacattactttactctactattcaatgcttgcttttcacaaattctccttattattatattaattgaatttaattgtcaatacaaacgtgatggtttgttacaaagtattgcttggtctatgccactcatgccctttgccagcatgccaataaacaccttgcattcaattgtctttatatgcactagctattttccattgttggcttctcacacgtactcgcgagcatgtgataatgtcagcatatcttaatgtgcatccatcaccctctTTTCCATTTCCTTCCTTGTtgtatatctctttaaatttaattttctttcgcttcccttctttcaggatggccaccaagaaaggaaaggagaaagcaacttccaaaccaccagcaagtaGAGGAAccaaaagagcattagtggcagagccttcttccaccgcagtcaagcccttaacaaaacgagtcaagaggataataaaggttgacgaaaaggagaaagcctttccagcaaaggatgctgtgcgattttccaatcgctactgtgagcagatgttccctatcctggcagaaagaaactataacaatgaataccttcttatcctcccgtccaatattgccaccattgttgagccgcaaattgagcgaagacaatggggttttctacggagacagccaaggcaggtcaatctttcttgggtagttgagttctactccaacttctacatgccgaccctgcagtctgtttatgtccagcagaagcaagtccccatcacagaagaggccattcagcaagctctgagtcttccccctattccagccgGAATAGAagcttttcaagaagccaccctcagcgccagagataccaatttgactgggactccattCTCGGAATCATCGTAGCACCTggtagccgttggatctacggataccaccgtactcgccttaagggaatcttggcttcagcacttaccttggaggctcgcgtatgggcacagatcatgtcccataacgtctttctgagcactcatgagtcctccttcactgcggacatggctgttctactatggtgcatccttacagaccaacctctgaatctctcaagaaatatccggaatgctatggaatacgtacaaattgcgggcaacttacctttccccgccttggtctcagatattgtctcagcagccggagtctcctacagagctggggacaccaaagtcgtgcttccacgagatgatcaggatgtccctaatgggaaatacctcagactctcagcagccactgcaagccttcctactgctccagttgaagataatccttcttcaacaccacaagcatctacaattgagaaattgctccagcagataatcaaacggttggatcggcaagaacagaaagcaaagatgagagagcgccgtatcgagcgccgattcaaacacctcaaggagctactcaagggacacttcagagactcagataccccggattccacttcctttactatcacagggagccatgacggtcccgatgatggagatactgctaccagcccacccctgttcctgatagatggcaccgaggacggtgcaaagccttaagtgtggggaggtcggtcagtacctgacttctggaggtaatttctctttgctagcaccaattatcaggatattttagttagattttctttcctttatagaatagaataaattgcataggttaggatagttgcatgcatgttctacttgactgaaaagacaataagtttcttttaaaatctatctttggaaataaatttcactaatttttcaaaattcttatgataaatttgcttgagttgtatttggaacatgatatttgagttaaagaacacacaacctgtgaaagatttgagcctttatgtatggttacattatttaaccataattattcattcttgtgtgtttacttctctatgattgtaatctatattttgttttatcttatatgtccaatatttattatattcacatgcttgcacatgattgaggccattatttgttattaactcacttatcccaaataagcctaccttttacatcacctttgttagccccttgagcttttaatcccctcttgttctataaccacattactagccttaagtagaaaaataaatcaaaaatcccaagtgaatctttggttagcttaagatagaaattgtgtatcagCTAAAGTGTGGGAACATTGggtaataagggaatgtatttaatttatttgaatattgggaatttgggaacctactcatgaaaagaaaatttaataatttttaattcaccagcttctgcgtctcatcaatttttggccaaaaaaaaaataataaaataaataataaaaattatataaaataaataaggggacaaaaattatcccaatgttaatgttaatcaatgcacatgtgataaatcaaaaagaaaaaaattttggtacatgagtatgggaatcatacaaaagtgggaattatgggtagctaggtatgattttaaacttgtatagagtatgtatatgttaggtgagatcttagactaatcaaagattcactttgttagctaacttagccttatatatatatatacatccttacctttaccttagccccattacgaccttgaaaagacctcatgatgtttgcattggtatattaactgttgttgattgcttaggagaagaacaaaagttagaaagcatgattagagaaggatagagtgatcaccctatacactagagattagagcgtacatacattatcagtgagggttcaatgcttgaattttcatgttccctactttcacgagctatcttcttgcacttttatctgttttattgtgtaatgataaaattagtggaatttgatttgtaattgttttaaagagcttatttacttttgatcaagtggacaagaatcatatagttacatttatttatatacatataggcttgcattgcatttcatgagtttctacatgttcatgctcatttccttatctccttcaattaagcatgaggacatgctaatgtttaagtgtggagaggatgataaaccactattttatgatttatattgtgtttaattgtgtgggtttatcatgatccttacccacttattcattaaattagcatgcatttagatttccttcctgaatttattacatgtttgaaaactgcttcctagagactttaattatttatttttaattctcttttattccattcgatgccgtgatctgtgtgttgagtgtttcagaccttacagggcataaatgagttggagattggaaaggaagcaaGCAAAAATAGacggaacacaagaatttgaggagataaccagcgagaagtgacgcggtcgcatggctcacgcgaccgcgcgaaggagagcaaatcgcagtgacgcggccgcgcaGATTGGAAAAGCTCTGGCGATGCGGTAGCGTggacaacgcgaacgcgtggcaaggaaaagcgcgaatgacgcgtctgcatggatgacgcgatcgcgtgacatgtgcgatctgcataatctgcagaattcgctgggggcgattttggaccctatttcgacccagttcttggcccggaacagcagactagagtaagagaatatgcagaaacaaataacacattcattcagagacagttttagatctagttttactctcttaggtttttttctctctgggttttagaattttaaattttcaattgatcttagcattggaacattgagaagagttgtttcctcatcaagacttcgtcattctagtttgttttcttaacttggtttcattcttccatgtcctttgctttgttcaattttgtcattcagatacttttatgattatttaatgcaaggattatttctttttaattcaatttcaattccaataatcatgtcttcttttaatcccctttcatgtgttatggatttattatttacaatgcgtgagtagtttctttacttgatgAGGAATTGattaaaaaggaactcttgagttggaaggatcaaaataaaatttgtaattgggttaattgttggATTGTTACCCTGTCActaacgccaatccctttgaactaagtgggttgcaacttgtgaacagatctagcattccaacttgtttgactttcccttacatagtaaaggataaccaaacagagcaaccattaactataaatcaatcttaaaatcaTTCCATctataatagagattccaactaatcaactcccagtcaaggcttttattcatattatttaaattttctcaatttaaattccaatttacttagctcaacttcttggaacatctgattactaagatagcacacttttctgtaactcgttgggagatgacctgggactcaaaactcccagtaatttttaattcaaactctctgtgacatacttctaaattgataggcagattttcggtgagttaagaattatacttgcaacgtaaccattttaataatttttaattcaccagcttctgcgtctcatcaaaggtctagactaatcaaagattcaaattctagtccacttaaccatacatgatcctaccttgaccctagtcccattacaaccttcgggaaagacctcatgatatttgtatgcatgcattgaatgattgttgattgttagatggagAACAAactttggaaaacatgattaggagagaattgagtgaatcaacccctaaacacttgagtgaatggagcggatacacatctggtgagggttcgattgctcaatcaCATGTATTCACCACTATCATCTAtgttcatgcaagtttgtaaacccTTATGATAACTCCATGAAATTGTGGGTTCGGTTTGATTCCCATAGTTTGAGCCTTTGTGCTTACATGTATTCTcttggaatttgatttgttttgactaagcatttgcattcatttagatagttgcatttagatgatttagttgcattgaataaatgtcataccctttgcttcatccttggtttagcatgaggacatgcttggtttaagtttggggaggttgataaaccccctttgtataaaaagggtataaaatatccactcatcataataccaaacttaaactgttgcttgtcctcaagtaaccaAAAACAAGATAGCACAAttggaagagaaaaatacaatAGGTCTTAGAGTtgccaatgaagctcagttccaaataTTGAATGGGACTATTAGCTCTTtacttctaaacagttttggcatctcactttcctttgaagcttagaAATATTGACATCCCTTAGAATtggaatccggatgatattattgattctcttcttttagcttttcttgattcttgaacacagcttctttttggtgctttgcacctttgagcctagctgtgactctaagaattttgttttcccatattaccaccggatacataaacgctaCATGCACTTAACTGtggggaaccctttggattcaaatttagctttgcttaaattcccagacagtggtgcccagagttcttaagtgtACTCGTCAGCTTTgaatcatgactttaactgctcagactcaagctttttacttgacaccttcacaccacaagcatttagttagggatatcaactcatttgagctttttaggccaattttgaccctcctaaccattgatgctcaaagccttggatccttgctctttctttttcttttgagcttttttatttttcttattcttttctttttctttttgctgctttttcttgctttaagaattaatatttttatttttcagagaatcgataatacttctctaaattcattGTTCTTCAAGAGTCAATATGctcaacttcaatatcaattatGAACAGTTAATTCTTACATTCAGAAAGTAAATGCAAGGCCACCAcatttaattaattgaaatagctCATGATACACTCTGTATAACTTTGTACTGAAATGGAAGGTTAAAACACTAAATGTTGTACCATGGTACCTCCTTTGTCAGAGGGAGACTGAGGATTAGGGATCTTGAACAAGATTTGATCCTCCCACAACCTCAAGGCTAGCTCTCCTCTTTCCACATCTATCAAGGCCTTAGCAGTGGCTAGAaaaggccttccaaggatgatggagtcaTCTCTGTCCTCCCCAGTGTCTAGGATCACAAAATCCACAGGGAGGCAAATGCTTTCAACCTTCACAAGGACATCTTCCACCATGCCATATGCCCTTTTCagggacttgtctgccatcttcAATGAGATCTTAGCAGGCTGCATGTCTTGAATTCCCAGCCTCTTCATCACAAAGAGAGGAATAAGATTGATGCTTGAGCTAAGGTCGCACAATGCCTTCTCAAAAGTGATAGTCCCTATAGTACAGGGAATAAGGAAGCTTTCGAGGTCAGGCAGCTTTTTAAAGAGCTTCTTTTGGACTAAGGCACTGCACTTCTTGGTCAGTACCACAGTTTCATCTCCCCTCAGAGCCTTCTTGTCAGATATCATGCTCTACAAATGGGCCATGGTAGGAGGATTCTTCTCCAACACCTCTGCATAAGAGGAATTGGCTTTCATCTTCTTGAGGATCGCCAAGAACCGAGCAAGTTGCTCCTCCTTAGGCTCCTCTTGCACGTTTGAAGAGGGGTATTCTTCAGGCTCTTCTCTCTGTAAAGGGGCATGCAAGGTGACATTCCCAGTCTTCTCATGAGCCCTGATCTCCTTTAGTTCCTCAGTAGCAggctcctctttgggttcggcctcaGCTTCCATAGTGAGGACCTTGCACTCTTCCTTTGGATTTACTTCTGTGTTACTTGGAAGACTATTGGAAGGGATCTCTAGAATCCTCTTGCTCAGCTGTCCAACCTGTATCTCCAAGTTCCTGATGGATGACCTAGTTTCTgccatgaaactgtgagtggtttTGGAGAGGTTAGAGAGTATAGTAGCCAGGTCAGAGAGGCTATGTATGGGAGTCTTTGTTTGTTGCTGAGAGGGTAAgaatggtctgttgttgaaccggTTCTGGTTCATTTCaccttgattgttgttgaagccttgttgaggcttctgctgatctctccacccaaagttagggTAGTTCCAGGCTTTTTCCATGTAGTTCACCTCCTTTATTGTGGTCCAAGCGTTATCACCAGCATCCACTTCATAAGCTATCTCTGGACAGTAAGCATCTGAGCTTTGCGTCCCACTCAAgtgctgagagatcatgttgatctGATGGGACAtgagcttgttttgagccaagatggcGTCTAAGGtgttcactgatgagcggatattttatacactttttaacatcattttcatatagtttttagtagtttttattaagcttttataggttttaatgttaaattcacatttttgaattctactatgagtttttgtatttttgtacaatttcaggtattttctggctgaaattaaggagctggagcagaagtctgatttagagacagagaaagcactgcagatgttttCCAAATCTGACCTACCTGtattcagaagagcttttctagagctacagaagtccaaatggagtgctctcaacggctatggaaagctgacttctagataTTTTCAACAATatgtaatagtttatactttacttCGGATTAGAAAGCcaaaaactggcatccaacgccagcttcctgcccctttccatccagcgcccaaagagcagagaccaatgtacaaacgcccaaagaggaaccCTATTTGGCGTTCCACGCctaagagacctcatagcacgtggatctcatcaaagctcagcccaaacgctcaccaagtgggccccaaaagtggattttagtactaaatagactgttttaccctaagtagtcatctgtttagtatttaagggattaaattTATGTAATTCAGAACTCTTCATGCTATTTTTTGAATTCATCATTGTGTTcttacttcagtatgagtttctaaacctcctaggtcgAGGGGAGGAgacctgctgagtcctatgaattaataaaagtactactctttctcttcgatctgtgtttgattaattctaagatgtatattcgtacttcatcgtggtgaatatgacgatctaaccaattagctctgttcatcacattaagatgaatgtgcttgacaaacacccgcgtctacttgggtcagAATGTGTCTTTCACCGGACAAGGACGACCAACAGCTtgaatatacatctctcagatggctaatccacaacttcgttggagacttctcgagcAATCAGCTCAGCCAATTTCCCAGGAGATTAGGGTcttgtctatggcgttttgagtaggatcataaagGAGAATGGACTATACGtgcttcaccctcaagtagagatggatccgcactaaacctgggtTTCAGATCTGGAGgtgtattggcagctgctcaaaccaatgtcaatcacatacagcctgccattgaagaaatcactcacaagaaaAGGGAGCAGTAATACcaaagttaattcagaaagataaagtaaCTGCAACCCTTAACCATATTCCTATCATTTAATCCAATTGATTTTACCACTTTCAACATAAACTCAATAACCTtctgattcgcttgactaagacctgcaagaaaaccatagcttgcttcaaaccacaatcctcgtggaatcgaccctgactcactcaggtattagttggacgacccagtgcacttgctggtattgctgtacgaaagtgtggggttcgtatgtaccaaatttttcatgtcgttaccagggattgttgagtttggacaaactgccggattgtcttgctccctagataaggtaatttattttacattattttaattgagtcttttatttttattttcttcttctcaatttttgaaaatcataaaaaactttttcaaaaatatttttcttttctttgttcaatttatGTTTTTGTTGAGTTTTTGATTTTTACAAGAGTATAACTTTAATTTgagttttttatttatattttcttcttcttcaaatttttgaaaatttcaaaacccttttcaaaaatatttttcttttctttgcttaATTCTTATTCTTGGTTTGAGTCGTGCATGTTCATGCTTTTCcattacaaaaattttaaaattttttcgaaaacctTTTTCATATAGTTTATTTTTGGCATCCTTAAGCATTCTCTTTGACTCCTTCTTtctaaaaacttttcaaaaaataatttttctttattcaaatcttgtttcaattttaaagtttggtattttcttattatttttcttgtgtttttcgaaaattttattttaattttctaaaattttaagtttgctgTTCTGGTTATGATCTTGTGTTcgttgagtctttaaattttgttctttgtgttcttgtaagtcttcaaagtgttcttgagtcttgtatgtgtcttgatcttaaaatttctaagtttggtgtcccttggtgtttccctccaaaaattttcgaaaaacaaaggtgctagatctaaaaattttaagtcttgtgtcttttttgtgtttttctctttcatcatgaaattcaaaaaatcaaataatatattttctaagttaattttaactaatttttttaaaatttaaaataaaaattcatatttcaattttaaaattttatcttatcactagttaacgtgggttttaacgtaaggcaaaggggtgcattggaatgttagtgacaatgttaagtgtcactaacgttcccgaacatggactttcactaaatgattaacacttcttacgccctgagcttaagtctctgcccactccgcactttctctctgcaagtaaagccaagcccaaatgaagaaaagaactgcttcaaactcaagatccaaaggcccaatacttgaaaagtaaactagaagctgagaagagtagtatatataggagtaactttgaattgtaaaggagttctggaggctgaagaattactctctgtatttactttctttgtaatttctagttttatgatgtattctccatctttgttttcattttcaagagctatgaacagctaaacccctttcattgggttagggagctctgttgtaatttgatggatcaatactaattttcatgttcttcttctatctttcctcttgattttacttgaaagctttcgatcttcatccaattgagtagttatcttggaagagaagctattcaaacttgaatctcttttgaaccttggaagaggaatgaagagatcaagctagaaatgctttctcatgctggaccatattgggtttggatgggtatgtgactataaccctctcaatacttggtttgggaaatgcatgtggtataaacaaattcttagcaagattctaccctcctcaatgaatcaataggctgagagctgaggttcaaaccttcaggcaacaggatggtgagactctgtatgaagcatgggagaggttcaaagacttaacaaggaggtgtccacctaacatgttcaacgaatgggtccagctgcacattttctatgaagggcacTCTTATGAGTCAAGGAAGGCAGTAGATCATTCATCTGGAgggtctttgaacaagaagaagaccattgaggaagctatatatgttattgaaacagtagcagaaaatgactacttctatgcttccgaaagagggaacacaagaggagtgatggagctaaacaatgtagatgctctgttggcccaaaacaagctcattactcagcagctggctgacctcaccaagaagatggagatgaaccaagtagcagcaatctccacttcatcaacaacacaagaaggagtaaaccaagaagcagaagggagtcaggagcaagccaactacattgggaattcaccaaggaaaaactatgatccatactccaagacttacaaccctggatggagaaatcacccgaactttgggtggggaagtgagcaagatcaaaaccaagaccagagacgttacaatcccaacaacaatgcagctcaccaacaattcacccagaagacatctcaacacccccacaacaacaactctccacacacttatcaaaaccaaaacagcacatcagctccgaaccactcatcaattgatgacaggctctctaagattgaaaccttacttgaaggaataagccaagagattcaagaaaataaggtgttcaaagaggaggtgtgagccaatattaagaaccagggagaaaccattaggaagatagaattccaggtgggatatttagctgagaaaattcccaaacctactgatagcttcccaagtgacactgagaaaaaccccaagggagaagcaaagaaagtaagatgggaagattgcaaaatggtcactacaagcgatcaagagattga is a window encoding:
- the LOC107636670 gene encoding uncharacterized protein LOC107636670 — its product is MISDKKALRGDETVVLTKKCSALVQKKLFKKLPDLESFLIPCTIGTITFEKALCDLSSSINLIPLFVMKRLGIQDMQPAKISLKMADKSLKRAYGMVEDVLVKVESICLPVDFVILDTGEDRDDSIILGRPFLATAKALIDVERGELALRLWEDQILFKIPNPQSPSDKGGTMVQHLVF